Proteins encoded in a region of the Isosphaeraceae bacterium EP7 genome:
- a CDS encoding efflux RND transporter permease subunit: MFAKFLQRPALAIVISVVILFLGGLAINTLPISQFPSVAPPSVVVTVAYPGASAAVLVDSVLIILEQAINGVQDMRYMASAATSAGEATIQIVFEPGTDPNVAVLNVNNRINMVKNRLPPLVEREGIVVMQMMTSMLMYVNVFSTQKGVDQNFLYNYAFVNILPEIKRVRGVGTATILGSRQYSMRVWLNLDRMRAYNLSSEDVMKALGQQSMIGSPGRLGQATGTTSQTVEYVLTWVGRYNKTEQYENIIIKANPNGEILRLKDVAKVELSASYYNLYSDIDGLPSAAIVLKQTPGSNAAAVIEEVKEKLQEMKGESFPPGMDFAVTYDVSAFLEASIEKVLHTLFEAFILVALVVFLFLGDWRSTLIPTLAVPVSLIGTFFFMLLFGLSINLITLFALVLAIGVVVDDAIVVVEAVHAKMAEKHLSPYRATKEVVQEISGAIIAITMVMTAVFIPVTFMTGPVGVFYRQFGLTMAMAIVLSGVVALTLTPVLCAMLLKPHSNQVKKRGPLAYLLHLFDRGVERVTGGYAAVLRPIVTSRTLTMFVIMGFCVAIYLVNTKLPTGFIPLEDQGMIYGIIQTPPGSTLEYTNSKAHELQVVAKGIEGVNSVSSLAGYEVLTEGRGSNAGTCLINLKPWADRKLTSREIIEKLDEKGRAISNVKLEFFEPPAVPGFGAAGGFSTRVLDKTNTNDYERLGKVTEKFMAALSKRKEVKGLFTFFASNYPQYELVINNDVAMQKGVSIAAALDNLSINVGSTWEQGFILFGQFFKVFVQAAPEFRRYPEDLETMFVKNEQGEMVSYSSFMTLKKQQGLNEINRYNLYPSAAIQGAPAPGFSSGQAIKAIQEVAAETLPHGYDIGWEGLSYDEAGAGNTAIYIFLVVVVFVYLVLVGQYESFMLPLAVILSLPIGIFGAFLLLKVMGLSNDVYAQIGLVMLVGLLGKNAILIVEFAVQLHREGLSIKEAAIKGGKLRFRPILMTSFAFIAGLLPLVYATGPGAIGNRTIGTASVGGMLVGTLIGVLFIPGLYYLFGVIADKSSLIKDESDEPVTEAIAAH; this comes from the coding sequence ATGTTCGCAAAATTCCTCCAGCGGCCGGCGTTGGCAATCGTCATCTCGGTGGTCATCCTGTTCCTGGGCGGGCTGGCGATCAACACCCTCCCGATTTCCCAGTTCCCTTCCGTCGCGCCGCCCAGCGTGGTGGTCACGGTTGCTTATCCCGGCGCCAGTGCCGCGGTCCTGGTCGACTCGGTCCTCATCATCCTGGAACAGGCCATCAACGGCGTGCAGGACATGCGCTACATGGCCTCCGCCGCCACCAGTGCCGGTGAGGCAACGATCCAGATCGTCTTCGAGCCGGGCACGGACCCGAACGTGGCGGTCTTGAACGTGAATAACCGGATCAACATGGTGAAGAACCGGCTGCCTCCCCTGGTCGAGCGGGAGGGAATCGTCGTCATGCAGATGATGACGAGCATGCTGATGTATGTGAACGTCTTCAGTACCCAGAAGGGCGTCGACCAGAATTTCCTCTACAACTACGCCTTCGTCAACATCCTGCCCGAGATCAAGCGGGTCCGGGGCGTCGGCACCGCCACGATCCTCGGTAGCCGCCAGTATTCGATGCGGGTCTGGCTGAATCTCGACCGCATGCGAGCCTACAATCTGTCCTCCGAGGACGTCATGAAGGCCCTCGGACAGCAGAGCATGATCGGCTCTCCCGGTCGGCTCGGCCAGGCGACGGGCACGACCTCGCAGACGGTCGAGTACGTCCTGACCTGGGTGGGACGCTACAACAAGACGGAGCAGTATGAAAATATCATTATTAAAGCAAATCCTAACGGAGAGATCCTGCGGCTCAAGGACGTCGCCAAGGTCGAGCTGAGTGCCTCCTACTACAACCTCTATTCGGACATCGACGGCCTCCCCTCCGCAGCCATCGTCCTCAAGCAGACCCCGGGCTCCAACGCCGCCGCCGTCATCGAGGAGGTCAAGGAGAAGCTCCAGGAGATGAAGGGGGAGTCATTCCCACCAGGCATGGACTTCGCGGTCACCTACGACGTCTCCGCGTTCCTCGAGGCTTCCATCGAGAAGGTGCTCCACACGCTCTTCGAGGCCTTCATCCTGGTGGCCCTGGTGGTCTTCCTGTTCCTCGGTGATTGGCGTTCCACGCTGATCCCGACCCTGGCGGTTCCGGTGTCGTTGATCGGGACCTTCTTCTTCATGCTGTTGTTCGGCCTATCGATCAACCTGATCACGCTCTTCGCGCTGGTGCTGGCGATCGGGGTCGTGGTTGACGACGCCATCGTGGTGGTCGAGGCGGTGCATGCCAAGATGGCCGAGAAGCATCTCTCGCCCTATCGGGCTACCAAGGAGGTTGTCCAGGAGATCAGCGGGGCGATCATCGCGATCACCATGGTGATGACGGCGGTCTTCATTCCGGTGACCTTCATGACCGGGCCGGTCGGCGTCTTCTACCGCCAGTTCGGTCTCACGATGGCCATGGCCATCGTGCTTTCCGGCGTCGTGGCCCTGACGCTCACGCCGGTCCTCTGCGCGATGCTTCTCAAGCCCCACTCGAACCAGGTGAAAAAGCGTGGCCCGCTCGCCTACTTGCTCCATCTCTTCGACCGAGGGGTCGAGAGGGTCACGGGCGGATATGCCGCGGTCCTACGCCCGATCGTCACGAGCCGCACGTTAACCATGTTCGTGATCATGGGCTTTTGCGTCGCCATTTACCTCGTGAACACGAAGCTCCCGACCGGCTTCATTCCGCTCGAAGACCAGGGGATGATCTACGGGATCATCCAGACGCCTCCAGGCTCGACCCTCGAATACACCAATTCCAAGGCTCACGAACTGCAGGTGGTTGCCAAAGGCATCGAAGGAGTCAACTCGGTCTCCTCGTTGGCGGGTTACGAGGTCCTGACCGAGGGACGCGGGTCGAACGCGGGGACTTGCCTCATCAATCTGAAACCATGGGCCGATCGCAAGCTGACCTCCCGCGAGATCATCGAAAAGCTCGACGAAAAAGGTCGTGCGATCTCCAATGTCAAGCTCGAGTTCTTCGAGCCTCCGGCGGTTCCGGGCTTCGGCGCGGCCGGGGGATTCTCCACGCGTGTCCTCGACAAGACGAACACGAATGACTACGAACGACTCGGTAAAGTGACCGAAAAGTTCATGGCCGCCCTGTCGAAGCGTAAAGAGGTGAAGGGCCTGTTCACCTTCTTCGCCAGCAACTACCCGCAGTATGAACTGGTCATCAACAACGACGTGGCCATGCAGAAGGGGGTGTCGATCGCAGCCGCGTTGGACAACCTATCCATCAACGTGGGCAGCACATGGGAGCAAGGCTTCATCCTCTTCGGCCAGTTCTTCAAGGTCTTCGTTCAGGCCGCGCCGGAGTTCCGGCGGTATCCCGAGGACCTGGAGACAATGTTCGTCAAGAACGAACAAGGGGAGATGGTTTCCTATTCCTCCTTCATGACGCTCAAGAAGCAGCAGGGCCTGAACGAGATCAACCGCTACAACCTGTATCCCTCCGCCGCCATTCAGGGTGCACCAGCTCCCGGCTTCAGCAGCGGCCAAGCCATCAAGGCGATCCAGGAGGTCGCCGCCGAGACTCTGCCCCACGGTTACGACATCGGCTGGGAAGGCCTATCTTATGATGAGGCGGGAGCGGGGAACACGGCGATCTATATCTTCCTGGTCGTCGTTGTCTTCGTCTATCTCGTGCTGGTCGGGCAATACGAGAGTTTCATGCTGCCGCTGGCGGTGATCCTGTCGTTGCCGATCGGGATCTTCGGAGCCTTCCTGCTCCTGAAGGTCATGGGATTGTCCAACGACGTCTACGCCCAGATCGGTCTGGTCATGCTGGTCGGCCTGCTCGGCAAGAACGCGATTTTGATCGTGGAATTCGCGGTGCAACTGCACCGTGAGGGGTTGAGCATCAAGGAGGCGGCGATCAAGGGCGGAAAATTGCGTTTCCGGCCGATCTTGATGACATCCTTCGCGTTCATCGCCGGTCTCCTCCCGTTAGTTTATGCCACCGGCCCCGGTGCGATCGGAAATCGAACGATTGGCACCGCGTCAGTCGGCGGGATGCTCGTGGGCACCTTGATCGGGGTCCTGTTCATTCCCGGCCTGTATTACTTGTTCGGCGTGATTGCCGACAAGAGCAGCCTCATCAAGGACGAGTCGGATGAACCTGTCACCGAGGCGATCGCGGCCCACTGA